One segment of Sphingomonas qomolangmaensis DNA contains the following:
- a CDS encoding NAD(+) synthase, translating to MRHRFFSHHTHGFVRVAAATPAAMVGDPMAAAASTIALAQEANRERVDLVVYPELNLTSYAIDDLHLQDALLAASEAAVAAVVAASAELHPVLLVGAALRRNGRVYNTAVAIARGRILGVVPKSFLPNYREYYEKRWFASGLGLGGLTIDVAGQTVPFGTDLLFAASDLPDFIFHAEICEDFWAPAPPSTTGALAGALICCNLSASNIVIGKGRERDLLCAAQSARAVCAYVYSATGPGESTTDLAWDGQGMVHELGELLATSGRFDLATELVVADVDAGRVRLERMRMGTFNDAAAAAGHPETRFRRIAFEHAPDFADVGLRRDIRRFPFVPNTPATLDEDCYEAFNIQVEGLRKRVVASGSKRLVIGVSGGLDSTHALLVAAKAFDRLGRPRTEILGFTMPGFATGEATKASAWALMRALGITGAEIDITPAARQMLGDLGHPFADGEPHYDVTFENVQAGLRTDYLFRLANQREGIVVGTGDLSELALGWCTYGVGDQMSHYAVNAGVPKTLIQHLIRWTERTGQYDDATNRVLNTILATEISPELVPAGADGAIQSTQDRIGPYELHDFFLHYVVRHGLAPSKIAFMALHAWHDADAGRWPAHFPAESRNAYDLPTIAKWLEAFLDRFFRTSQFKRSAIPNGPKVAAAGALSPRGDWRAPSDGTATVWLDELRAALP from the coding sequence ATGCGCCACCGTTTCTTCTCGCACCACACCCATGGCTTCGTCCGCGTCGCCGCCGCGACCCCTGCCGCGATGGTCGGCGATCCGATGGCCGCCGCCGCCTCGACGATCGCGCTGGCGCAGGAGGCGAACCGCGAGCGCGTCGATCTGGTGGTCTATCCCGAGCTCAACCTCACCAGCTACGCGATCGACGACCTGCACCTGCAGGACGCGCTACTCGCGGCGAGCGAGGCGGCGGTGGCCGCGGTGGTCGCGGCGAGCGCCGAGCTTCACCCGGTGCTGCTGGTCGGCGCGGCGCTTCGGCGCAACGGGCGAGTCTACAACACCGCGGTCGCCATCGCGCGCGGGCGGATCCTCGGCGTGGTGCCCAAGAGCTTCCTGCCCAATTACCGCGAATATTATGAGAAGCGCTGGTTCGCCTCGGGACTTGGCCTCGGCGGCCTGACGATCGACGTCGCCGGCCAGACCGTGCCGTTCGGCACCGACCTGCTCTTCGCCGCGAGCGACCTGCCCGACTTCATCTTCCACGCCGAGATCTGCGAGGATTTCTGGGCCCCCGCCCCGCCCTCGACCACGGGTGCGCTCGCGGGTGCACTGATCTGCTGCAACCTGTCGGCATCGAACATCGTCATCGGCAAGGGGCGCGAGCGCGACCTGCTGTGCGCGGCCCAAAGCGCGCGCGCGGTGTGCGCCTATGTCTATTCGGCGACCGGTCCGGGAGAGAGCACCACCGACCTTGCCTGGGACGGCCAGGGAATGGTCCACGAACTGGGCGAGCTGCTCGCGACCTCGGGCCGCTTCGACCTCGCGACCGAGCTGGTCGTCGCCGATGTCGATGCCGGGCGGGTGCGGCTCGAGCGGATGCGGATGGGCACCTTCAACGATGCCGCCGCCGCCGCGGGCCATCCCGAAACGCGCTTCCGCCGGATCGCGTTCGAACACGCCCCCGATTTCGCCGATGTTGGGTTGCGCCGCGACATCCGCCGCTTTCCGTTCGTGCCCAATACCCCCGCGACGCTCGACGAGGATTGCTACGAAGCCTTCAACATCCAGGTCGAGGGGCTGCGCAAGCGAGTCGTCGCGAGCGGATCGAAGCGGCTGGTGATCGGCGTGTCGGGCGGACTCGATTCGACCCATGCGCTGCTCGTCGCCGCCAAGGCGTTCGATCGGCTGGGGCGGCCGCGCACCGAGATATTGGGCTTCACGATGCCTGGCTTCGCGACCGGCGAGGCGACCAAGGCGAGCGCCTGGGCGCTGATGCGCGCGCTGGGGATCACCGGCGCCGAGATCGACATTACCCCCGCCGCGCGCCAGATGCTGGGCGATCTCGGCCATCCCTTCGCCGACGGCGAGCCGCATTATGACGTGACTTTCGAGAATGTGCAGGCGGGGCTCCGCACCGATTACCTCTTCCGCCTCGCCAACCAGCGCGAGGGGATCGTCGTCGGCACCGGCGACCTGTCCGAACTCGCGCTCGGCTGGTGCACCTATGGCGTCGGCGACCAGATGAGCCATTATGCGGTCAATGCCGGCGTGCCCAAGACGCTGATCCAGCATCTGATCCGCTGGACCGAGCGCACCGGCCAATATGACGACGCGACCAACCGCGTGCTCAACACCATCCTGGCGACCGAGATTTCGCCCGAGCTGGTGCCCGCCGGCGCCGATGGCGCGATCCAGTCAACGCAGGACCGGATCGGGCCGTACGAGCTGCACGATTTCTTCCTCCACTATGTCGTCCGCCACGGGCTCGCGCCGTCGAAGATCGCGTTCATGGCGCTACATGCCTGGCACGATGCCGATGCCGGCCGCTGGCCCGCGCATTTCCCGGCCGAATCGCGCAATGCGTACGACCTGCCGACAATCGCCAAATGGCTTGAGGCGTTTCTCGACCGCTTCTTTCGCACCAGCCAGTTCAAGCGATCGGCGATCCCCAACGGCCCCAAGGTCGCCGCCGCCGGTGCGCTGTCGCCGCGCGGTGACTGGCGTGCGCCTTCGGACGGTACCGCGACGGTGTGGCTGGACGAATTGCGCGCCGCGCTGCCATGA
- a CDS encoding alpha/beta hydrolase — MTATAWVPDMTRPFVIGIGPDLGGLAERLGSFSGLPRFDCQIALGAGSAAARSRFAYRLDAAVREADRSVLLMGAGVACSAIAWWARLSPRQYTSRIVGALFLAPEDGDRAARDAFVSPREKLGFPSLIVDGLAIDAGHGHAAAFADSWGSRMLTYVADEAPALGASTPWTWLGRTIRDWTGSVVEHDVRLAASLAGRSPD; from the coding sequence ATGACGGCCACCGCGTGGGTACCCGACATGACCCGACCCTTTGTCATCGGTATCGGACCCGATCTGGGCGGCCTCGCCGAACGCCTGGGAAGCTTCAGCGGACTGCCGCGTTTCGATTGTCAGATCGCGCTGGGCGCGGGCTCGGCGGCGGCGCGCAGCCGCTTCGCCTATCGGCTCGACGCCGCGGTGCGCGAGGCCGATCGATCGGTGTTGCTGATGGGGGCGGGGGTCGCCTGCTCGGCGATTGCTTGGTGGGCGCGCCTCTCGCCGCGGCAATATACCAGCCGGATCGTGGGAGCGTTGTTCCTCGCCCCCGAAGACGGCGATCGCGCCGCTCGCGATGCGTTCGTGTCGCCGCGCGAAAAGCTCGGCTTTCCCTCGCTGATCGTCGACGGACTGGCGATCGACGCCGGTCACGGGCACGCCGCCGCCTTCGCCGATTCATGGGGGAGCCGGATGCTGACCTATGTCGCCGACGAAGCGCCCGCGCTGGGGGCATCGACACCCTGGACCTGGCTGGGGCGCACGATACGCGATTGGACCGGCTCGGTGGTCGAGCACGACGTCAGGCTGGCGGCGTCGCTGGCGGGTCGCTCGCCCGACTGA
- a CDS encoding VOC family protein, translating into MLFHTMVGSNDIERSKRFYNAVLGILGHGEATLNIAGSGHTRLFYRNEGGTNFVVTQPINDEPATVANGSTVAFACSSPEQVEQFHATAIANGGTSIEDLPGPRETQMGTIHLAYVRDPDGNKLCGIYIPA; encoded by the coding sequence TTGCTGTTTCACACGATGGTAGGGTCGAACGACATCGAGCGATCCAAACGTTTCTACAACGCGGTGCTCGGAATCCTCGGCCATGGCGAAGCGACGCTGAACATCGCGGGCAGCGGCCATACCCGCCTGTTCTACCGCAATGAGGGTGGGACGAACTTCGTCGTCACCCAACCGATCAACGATGAGCCTGCAACGGTCGCCAACGGCAGCACCGTGGCCTTTGCATGCAGCTCGCCCGAGCAGGTCGAACAATTTCACGCCACCGCGATCGCCAACGGCGGCACCTCGATCGAGGATCTGCCGGGTCCGCGCGAGACCCAGATGGGGACGATCCACCTGGCCTATGTTCGCGATCCCGACGGCAACAAGCTTTGCGGGATCTACATCCCCGCATAA
- a CDS encoding family 43 glycosylhydrolase — translation MKHRFLPLALLCGLSLATAASADNPQLQGADPHAVMIGDELWIFPTGGPGGSWAADRFGAFSSRDLKTWKPRGELIRRDQIKWIGDDGAPEHFLWAPGVATKGGKWYLYFSVGPQNPTPSRIGVAVADQPQGPYRDSGRPLVTGGKGFEAIDPHVFTDARSGISYLYAGGSSGATLRVWEMGADMISLKREVKVAQPRMFTEGAFMHERRGTYYLSYSHGRFNADDYSVHYSTASSPTGPWRYRGRILGSDARHKGPGHHSFVKTPAGEDLIVYHRWENPAGPPPFSGERQVAIDRVSYARDGRILPIVMTDGAAAPTLKVAR, via the coding sequence ATGAAACATCGCTTCCTGCCGCTTGCGCTGCTGTGCGGCCTGTCGCTTGCCACTGCGGCATCGGCGGACAATCCGCAGCTCCAGGGTGCCGATCCGCACGCGGTGATGATCGGCGACGAGCTTTGGATTTTCCCCACCGGGGGGCCGGGCGGCAGCTGGGCCGCCGACCGGTTCGGCGCCTTTTCGTCGCGCGATCTCAAAACCTGGAAACCGCGCGGCGAACTGATCCGCCGCGACCAGATCAAGTGGATCGGCGACGACGGCGCCCCCGAGCATTTCCTGTGGGCACCCGGCGTCGCGACCAAGGGCGGCAAATGGTATCTCTATTTCTCGGTCGGGCCGCAAAACCCTACGCCGAGCCGGATCGGCGTCGCCGTCGCCGACCAGCCGCAGGGGCCGTATCGCGATAGCGGCCGGCCGCTGGTGACGGGCGGCAAGGGCTTCGAAGCGATCGATCCGCATGTCTTCACCGACGCGCGGTCGGGGATCAGCTACCTCTATGCCGGGGGCAGCTCGGGGGCGACCTTGCGCGTCTGGGAGATGGGCGCCGACATGATCAGCCTGAAGCGCGAAGTGAAGGTCGCGCAGCCGCGCATGTTTACCGAAGGCGCGTTCATGCACGAGCGCCGGGGCACCTATTATCTGTCGTACAGCCATGGCCGCTTCAACGCCGACGATTATTCGGTGCATTATTCGACCGCGTCGTCGCCGACCGGACCCTGGCGTTATCGCGGGCGCATCCTGGGAAGCGATGCGCGGCACAAGGGGCCGGGCCACCACAGCTTCGTCAAGACACCCGCGGGCGAGGACCTCATCGTCTACCATCGCTGGGAAAACCCCGCCGGCCCGCCGCCCTTTTCGGGCGAGCGCCAGGTCGCGATCGATCGCGTCAGCTATGCCCGCGACGGCCGCATTCTGCCGATCGTCATGACCGACGGCGCCGCGGCGCCAACGCTGAAGGTCGCCCGCTAA
- a CDS encoding TonB-dependent receptor, producing the protein MGRKAHFWASVSLIATMSPSVAYAGPLTSEPEPQNAQETPKPVTASDQTANPSAPALSEQISETTEGDIVVTGLRRSLESAQQVKRNSDGIVDAIVAEDIGKLPDTFASAALARVTGVQVTRGGGEAAGVQIRGLPDISTTYNGREIFTAEGRFVQIQDFPAGTVAALEVYKSGTANLIEGGIGGQVNVRGRRPFDFNGFELSGSLNGVNWEQSGELSWNGNLLISDRWETGIGEMGLLVNASYVGINFMDATREQSLVIGTTNPDNAPGTTGGVRYPDAQGLFYGYGDRFRPSANAAFQWRPTPELEIYVDGLFQGYRGKDENRFLFFPIFGGPDFQLTNIQLRDGTNIAQSATVTGANAPDGYYGSAEGRTDTYQLGGGAIWKRGGLQISGDIAYTDSTYSFDLVNVDHAFASSPVRDVVFEVDGNDGGPSLNFQNFDVTDPANFLSRGFFQENLRVSGKDVQTRFDAQYDFDGGFVKRIQAGVRYNDRDAARDRGTAYIFNLPAGIPITALPVSTESTRAGFAYNDAFPIRTFAAIPSSSIRENLPELRAFYGAPEGQPAFNPTENFTANEKSYAAYAQLKYGFDVSDTMTIDGLIGLRAVKTETTITGFVQEEPTPGTFTFTPTTAENDYVDYLPNVSARLGFTEELQMRLNYTQTRTRPNFFDLNPTLTVGPPPTIDPNNPPNPNDPNSNLRNITGGNPDLNPLTSDNYDISLEWYFSRSGSLTAAVFRRDAQGFVSRVAIAPVDVGFGPSRLDLPENTGNTRFQGAELAFTSFLDIEGLPEWAKGFGIQANATYVDSQGDLAQGLAASPNVAGQQVRFNGVSEWSGNVVALYERPFFSARAAYNYRSDFVQFYSIEPLDVGADGSPRTRGVVEKGRGQLDFSTTVTPVPNMTIAFDIVNVLGNPLRRYREFNDSADQFARQILYLERTYSLGVRFRF; encoded by the coding sequence ATGGGAAGAAAGGCACATTTTTGGGCGTCGGTGTCGCTGATCGCGACGATGTCGCCCTCAGTTGCGTATGCCGGACCGCTGACGTCCGAGCCTGAACCGCAGAACGCGCAAGAAACGCCCAAACCCGTCACCGCGTCGGATCAAACCGCCAATCCTTCGGCGCCCGCGCTGTCAGAGCAAATCAGCGAAACCACCGAAGGCGACATCGTCGTTACTGGCCTCCGCCGCAGCCTGGAATCCGCGCAGCAGGTGAAGCGCAATTCCGACGGGATTGTCGATGCCATCGTAGCCGAGGATATCGGCAAGCTGCCCGACACCTTTGCATCGGCAGCGCTTGCACGGGTTACCGGGGTGCAGGTGACCCGCGGCGGCGGCGAGGCCGCTGGCGTGCAGATCCGGGGCCTTCCCGACATCAGCACCACCTATAACGGTCGCGAGATATTTACGGCTGAAGGCCGGTTCGTTCAGATTCAGGACTTTCCCGCCGGTACCGTCGCTGCGCTCGAGGTCTACAAGTCGGGGACCGCGAACCTGATCGAGGGCGGCATCGGCGGCCAGGTGAACGTGCGCGGCAGGCGGCCCTTCGACTTCAACGGCTTCGAACTCTCGGGATCGCTCAACGGCGTCAATTGGGAGCAATCGGGCGAGTTGTCGTGGAACGGCAACCTGCTGATCAGCGATCGCTGGGAAACCGGCATCGGTGAAATGGGCCTGCTGGTGAACGCCAGCTATGTCGGCATCAACTTCATGGACGCCACCCGCGAACAGTCGCTGGTGATCGGCACCACCAATCCGGACAATGCGCCCGGCACCACTGGCGGCGTTCGCTATCCCGACGCGCAGGGCCTGTTCTATGGTTATGGCGATCGCTTTCGCCCGTCGGCCAATGCCGCGTTCCAGTGGCGGCCGACCCCCGAACTCGAAATCTATGTCGATGGTCTGTTCCAGGGCTATCGCGGCAAGGACGAGAACCGGTTCCTGTTCTTCCCGATCTTTGGTGGCCCCGATTTCCAGCTGACCAACATCCAGCTACGCGACGGTACCAACATCGCGCAGAGCGCCACCGTCACCGGCGCCAATGCTCCGGACGGCTATTATGGATCGGCTGAGGGCAGGACCGATACCTATCAACTCGGCGGCGGCGCGATCTGGAAGCGGGGCGGGCTGCAGATTTCGGGCGACATCGCTTATACCGACAGCACCTACAGCTTCGATCTGGTCAACGTCGACCACGCCTTTGCCAGTTCGCCGGTGCGCGATGTGGTGTTCGAGGTCGATGGCAACGATGGCGGTCCCAGCCTGAACTTTCAGAATTTCGACGTCACCGATCCGGCAAACTTTCTAAGCCGCGGGTTCTTCCAGGAAAATCTGCGAGTCAGCGGCAAGGACGTACAAACTCGCTTCGACGCGCAATATGACTTCGATGGCGGGTTCGTGAAGCGCATCCAGGCAGGTGTGCGCTATAACGACCGCGATGCCGCGCGCGATCGCGGCACCGCGTATATCTTCAACCTACCCGCCGGCATCCCGATCACCGCGCTGCCGGTAAGCACCGAGTCTACCCGCGCGGGCTTCGCCTATAACGATGCCTTCCCGATCCGCACCTTCGCTGCGATTCCTTCGAGCAGCATCCGCGAAAACCTACCCGAACTGCGCGCGTTCTATGGCGCGCCCGAGGGGCAGCCCGCGTTCAACCCCACCGAGAACTTCACCGCGAACGAGAAGTCCTATGCTGCTTATGCGCAGCTGAAATATGGGTTCGACGTCAGCGACACGATGACGATTGACGGGTTGATCGGCCTGCGGGCGGTCAAGACCGAGACGACGATTACCGGCTTCGTCCAGGAGGAACCGACCCCCGGCACCTTCACCTTCACGCCAACGACCGCCGAAAACGACTATGTCGATTATTTGCCCAATGTTAGCGCACGGCTGGGCTTCACCGAAGAACTCCAGATGCGGCTGAACTATACGCAGACGCGCACGCGGCCCAATTTCTTCGACCTCAATCCGACGCTGACGGTCGGGCCGCCGCCCACGATCGATCCGAACAATCCGCCCAATCCCAACGACCCGAACAGCAACCTGCGCAACATCACCGGCGGCAACCCCGATCTCAATCCGCTGACGTCGGATAATTACGACATCAGTCTCGAATGGTATTTCTCGCGCTCGGGGTCGCTAACCGCAGCCGTGTTCCGGCGCGACGCGCAGGGCTTCGTCTCGCGCGTGGCGATCGCGCCCGTCGATGTTGGCTTTGGACCATCACGGCTCGATCTGCCCGAAAATACCGGCAATACCCGCTTCCAGGGCGCCGAATTGGCCTTCACCAGCTTTCTCGATATCGAAGGCCTGCCCGAATGGGCCAAGGGCTTCGGCATCCAGGCGAACGCGACCTACGTCGATTCGCAGGGTGACTTGGCACAAGGCCTAGCCGCATCACCCAATGTCGCCGGACAGCAGGTGCGCTTCAACGGCGTATCCGAATGGTCGGGCAACGTCGTCGCGCTTTACGAGCGGCCGTTCTTCTCGGCGCGCGCGGCGTATAATTATCGTTCGGACTTCGTGCAGTTCTACAGCATCGAACCCCTCGACGTCGGCGCAGATGGTTCGCCGCGCACGCGCGGCGTAGTCGAAAAGGGGCGTGGACAGCTCGACTTTTCGACCACCGTTACCCCGGTGCCGAACATGACGATCGCGTTCGATATCGTGAACGTCCTCGGCAATCCGTTGCGGCGATATCGCGAGTTCAACGATAGCGCCGACCAATTCGCGCGCCAGATCCTGTATCTCGAGCGAACCTACTCGCTCGGCGTGCGGTTCCGCTTCTGA
- a CDS encoding aldose epimerase family protein — MRISAVAATVASIALASPALAADAKRSSFGKMPDGRDVPAVTLSNGRGVSTTIIALGASIQALTMPDKQGKREDVQIGYDTIDGYLAKPEFFGATVGRVANRIAKGRFTLDGKAYSTPVNNGVNSLHGGTAGFDKVLWEVTEVKSGPTASVTLRYVSPDGDMGYPGKLTTYATYSLDEANKLTIEYRATTDKPTVVNLSNHAYWNLAGVGNPRGAMGHVVTIPAERYTPTDATSIPLGNHAPVAGTVFDFRQPRVIGDRVRDARDPQIEYGRGYDHNWVIGARVTPSEHLMARVVDPVSGRGFELWSNQPGLQFYSGNFFDGTIKGKNGQIYRMGDAIVMEPQLFPDAPNQPGFPSVRLAPGQTYRNVMSYRLFVER; from the coding sequence ATGCGGATTTCGGCAGTGGCGGCAACGGTCGCGAGTATCGCCCTGGCGAGCCCGGCGCTTGCCGCCGACGCGAAGCGATCGAGCTTCGGCAAGATGCCCGACGGGCGCGACGTTCCAGCGGTCACGTTGTCGAACGGACGCGGCGTATCGACGACGATCATCGCGCTCGGCGCGTCGATTCAGGCGCTGACGATGCCCGACAAGCAGGGCAAGCGCGAAGACGTGCAGATCGGCTACGACACGATCGACGGCTATCTGGCCAAGCCCGAATTCTTCGGCGCGACGGTCGGCCGCGTCGCCAATCGCATCGCCAAGGGGCGCTTCACGCTCGACGGCAAGGCCTATTCGACGCCGGTCAACAACGGCGTCAATTCGCTGCATGGCGGCACCGCCGGCTTCGACAAGGTGTTGTGGGAAGTGACCGAGGTGAAGAGCGGCCCCACCGCGTCGGTGACGCTGCGCTATGTCAGCCCCGATGGCGACATGGGCTATCCCGGCAAGCTCACCACCTACGCCACCTATTCGCTCGACGAGGCCAACAAGCTGACGATCGAATATCGCGCGACCACCGACAAGCCGACCGTCGTCAACCTGTCGAACCATGCCTATTGGAACCTCGCCGGTGTCGGCAATCCGCGCGGCGCGATGGGGCATGTCGTGACCATTCCCGCCGAGCGCTACACTCCGACCGACGCCACTTCGATCCCGTTGGGCAATCACGCCCCGGTCGCCGGCACGGTGTTCGATTTCCGCCAGCCGCGCGTGATCGGCGACCGGGTGCGCGACGCGCGCGATCCGCAGATCGAATATGGCCGCGGCTACGACCATAATTGGGTCATCGGTGCGCGGGTCACCCCCAGCGAGCATCTGATGGCGCGCGTCGTCGATCCGGTATCGGGCCGCGGCTTCGAGCTTTGGTCGAACCAACCGGGGCTGCAATTCTATTCGGGCAATTTCTTCGACGGCACGATCAAGGGCAAGAACGGTCAGATCTATCGCATGGGCGACGCGATCGTCATGGAGCCGCAGCTGTTTCCCGACGCGCCGAACCAGCCCGGCTTCCCGTCGGTACGGCTCGCCCCCGGCCAGACCTATCGGAATGTCATGTCGTACCGTCTGTTCGTCGAACGCTGA
- a CDS encoding glycoside hydrolase 5 family protein produces the protein MKKLFAGLLVSTLLAAAPAAARERWTEAQANGWYKQQPWLVGANYTPASAINQLEMWQAETWDPERIDRELALAQGIGMNTMRVFLHDQLWEQDSEGFKRRIDQFLTIAARRGIKPMFVLFDSCWDPDPKLGPQHPPIPGVHNSGWVQGPGMAGLRDKRRHPGYKAYVQGVVSAFARDERVLSWDVWNEPDNGADQYKGQEGKEPLVRALLAQVFEWARDADPSQPITSGVWWHDDWTPTGGKLTAMEKLQLGQSDVISFHDYSWPENFEARIRQLLPYNRPILCTEYMARGNGSTFDGSLPIAKRYNVAMMNWGFVDGKTQTRFPWDSWQKPYVLAEPTIWFHEVFRADGTPYRTAETDLIRRLAAAPNGVVPVAAAAAPPPARRRR, from the coding sequence ATGAAGAAGCTATTTGCGGGGCTGCTGGTCTCGACCCTGCTCGCCGCGGCGCCGGCGGCGGCGCGCGAGCGCTGGACTGAAGCGCAGGCCAATGGCTGGTACAAGCAGCAGCCCTGGCTGGTCGGCGCGAACTACACCCCCGCCAGCGCGATCAACCAGCTCGAGATGTGGCAGGCCGAGACCTGGGATCCCGAACGGATCGATCGCGAGCTCGCGCTGGCGCAAGGCATCGGCATGAATACGATGCGCGTGTTCCTGCACGATCAGCTGTGGGAACAGGATTCCGAAGGCTTCAAGCGCCGTATCGACCAGTTCCTGACGATCGCGGCGCGGCGCGGCATAAAGCCGATGTTCGTGCTGTTCGATAGCTGCTGGGATCCTGATCCCAAGCTCGGACCGCAGCACCCGCCGATCCCCGGGGTGCATAATTCGGGCTGGGTGCAGGGTCCGGGGATGGCGGGGCTGCGCGACAAGCGCCGCCATCCCGGCTACAAGGCCTATGTCCAGGGCGTCGTCTCGGCCTTCGCCCGCGATGAGCGCGTGCTGAGCTGGGACGTCTGGAACGAACCCGACAATGGCGCCGACCAATATAAGGGCCAGGAGGGCAAGGAGCCGCTGGTACGCGCGCTGCTGGCGCAGGTGTTCGAATGGGCGCGCGATGCCGACCCCAGCCAGCCGATCACCTCAGGCGTATGGTGGCACGACGATTGGACCCCGACCGGCGGCAAGCTGACCGCGATGGAAAAGCTCCAGCTCGGCCAGTCCGACGTGATCAGCTTCCACGATTATAGCTGGCCCGAGAACTTCGAGGCGCGCATCCGCCAGTTGCTACCCTACAACCGCCCGATCCTGTGCACCGAATATATGGCGCGCGGCAACGGATCGACCTTCGACGGCTCGCTGCCGATCGCCAAGCGCTACAATGTCGCGATGATGAACTGGGGCTTCGTCGACGGGAAGACACAGACGCGCTTCCCGTGGGACAGCTGGCAGAAACCCTATGTGCTCGCCGAGCCGACCATCTGGTTCCACGAAGTGTTCCGCGCCGACGGCACCCCCTATCGCACCGCCGAAACCGACCTGATCCGCCGTCTGGCCGCGGCGCCCAATGGTGTCGTGCCGGTAGCCGCGGCCGCTGCGCCGCCTCCGGCGCGGCGGCGTCGCTGA
- a CDS encoding arabinan endo-1,5-alpha-L-arabinosidase: protein MRRAFRPTRSALVLSGLLGLVTGASAQQAPRPPAPDTTPVHDPVIIRAGDRWHIFSTGFGEGPHGLIAARSSRDMVDWQKAKAPFDRIPDWAAKAIPGARNLWAPDISLVDGRYRLYYSVSTFGSNRSAIGLATSASLDPAAPGYGWRDEGSVVESRPGDDFNAIDPAFMADADGGHWLALGSFWSGLKLFRLDPRSGKLLDPTAKPLALASRPAPAGAPAAIEAPFLFARDGWYWLIASYDYCCKGAASTYYTVIGRSRSVQGPYRGKDGSSMLEGGGTILLRADLPEQDRFRGPGHAGQFRDGDGTDWLVYHAYDREARGAATLRIARLRWGADGWPIAEAR from the coding sequence TTGCGCCGCGCATTCCGGCCCACCCGCTCGGCATTGGTGCTGAGCGGGTTGCTGGGCCTGGTCACCGGGGCGTCGGCGCAGCAAGCGCCGCGCCCGCCCGCGCCCGACACAACCCCCGTCCACGACCCGGTGATCATCCGCGCCGGCGATCGCTGGCATATATTCTCGACCGGCTTCGGCGAGGGACCGCACGGGCTGATTGCCGCTAGAAGCTCGCGCGACATGGTCGACTGGCAAAAGGCCAAGGCGCCCTTCGACCGGATCCCCGATTGGGCCGCCAAGGCGATCCCCGGTGCGCGCAACCTGTGGGCGCCCGACATCAGCCTCGTTGATGGCCGCTACCGGCTCTATTATTCGGTCTCCACCTTCGGCTCGAACCGGTCGGCGATCGGGCTGGCGACCAGCGCGTCGCTCGATCCCGCCGCGCCTGGCTATGGCTGGCGCGACGAGGGGTCGGTGGTCGAATCGCGCCCCGGCGACGATTTCAACGCGATCGACCCTGCGTTTATGGCAGATGCCGACGGTGGGCATTGGCTGGCGCTCGGCAGTTTCTGGAGCGGGCTCAAGCTGTTTCGGCTCGATCCGCGAAGCGGCAAGCTGCTCGATCCCACCGCCAAGCCGCTCGCGCTCGCGTCGCGGCCTGCCCCCGCGGGCGCGCCGGCGGCGATCGAAGCGCCCTTCCTGTTCGCGCGCGACGGCTGGTATTGGCTGATCGCGTCCTATGATTATTGCTGCAAGGGCGCGGCGAGCACCTATTACACCGTGATCGGGCGCTCGCGCAGCGTCCAGGGTCCGTATCGCGGCAAGGATGGCAGCTCGATGCTCGAAGGCGGCGGCACTATCCTGCTGCGCGCCGACCTGCCCGAACAGGATCGCTTTCGCGGACCGGGCCATGCCGGGCAGTTCCGCGACGGCGACGGTACCGACTGGCTGGTCTACCACGCCTATGACCGCGAAGCGCGCGGCGCGGCGACGCTTCGCATTGCACGGTTGCGCTGGGGCGCCGATGGCTGGCCGATAGCCGAAGCCCGATAG